CAGTGCAacaccaaacaaaaatgtaaaaagaacaCATTGCTTCCAAAAGGAAACCGGTGTTTTCTAATGATGAGGAAACAGAGTCACCTACCGCACTGTGAGTGCAGGTGAGGTTTGGTGTATTAAAGGGTTATGTGAAAATACCGTGATGGATCTCAAAGTCGTGAATGCCAAGGCCTTTGAAGACGGCCACGCAGGGCTTCTGGATGTAGAGAGAGGCACACAACTGCGCCTCCGACAGACAGTCCACCTTCCctacctgcacacacagcagggagGTGCACACCACTGAATATGGGAAACTGCACGTTAGATAGAATACAGTAGGAAATCACGGCACACAGAAACTAAGGACTAGAAAATGTGGCATCTCTGAACCTGGATGTGAGCATCTCGGAGGAGAGCACCAAGCTTTTTGTACTCGTGCACAGCGGCGCTGTTCCCCCCAAATACAAAACTGACCAGCCAGCGATGATGAGCCAACTTGTCCTGAAATCAGTTCAATCAAAATCAATCAGTGGACTTAGTTACTGCAACAGAACTGCAGTGTCCTGGAGGATGGAAGACTCAAACACAATACAGGCAACACtgagctctgctctctctgtgtgtgtgtgtgtgtgtgggcaagtttcagcacacacccatgcacccacacccacatgcacccacccacgcacgcacgcacccacccacgcacgcacccacccacaccaacactccCAGCAAAACAGATCCATTACTACAAAATCATTTGTCTTCATAGCCATAACTACACAATCACTTATGTACGTATCTGTTATTAGACAAACTAGCTaccacacatacccactcagGTGCATAATCAATACTACACATAACCACTCATGTTCACAGTCAATACCACACATACCCACTAGTGTTTATATCAATAACTACAAAACCAGTCACGCTGACATCCCTTACCTCAAAGCTGTTCTTGGTGAGAGTCTCCAGATCAGGCATGTGCTGCAACACCTGTAGGTAGATCTCTCTGGCATCCAGTGTCTTCAGAAACTACATGACAAAAACCCTAGTCACTTAGCagctaaagaaagaaaaccacacTCAAAGAAGGTAGAACCACATTCCTACCTGAGGATCTGACTAAACATATCACAAATACACGTTATTACACTTTTAACATCATGATGTTTTCATTGTAAGCCTAAATGAGACTACACTGAGTGATATAATTAatagtaaacaaaaatgtaaacattgtagtataacaacaacaaaaaacaaacagacagacagaccagctGAAAGGACAGGTTACCAGCACGCTGCCCTCCTGGGTGAGTGAGCTGTCGGGGGGGAACAGGGCTGTGGTGCTGGAGGTGACGTCAAAGCTTCCACACAAATCCGTGTGCATGGTGCAGTCAATCCAGCCTACCTTCACCAGCCCGTCCTGTAgagacacatcacacacacgcacaacactTCCATTCCAGCAGCTGTCACTGCACTGACCACTACAGAGTGGTGGGAAGCTTTTGCAGGGTGTGCCATTAGGAATAATCACAGCACAAAGGAAATATGGCCTACCAACATTCCAGCAAGCTTCTGTCTTGTCTGTGACTCCAGGCAGTCTGttgtaaagtaaaaaacaaacaaaaaacaaacaaacaaacaaacaaaaaaaacatccaatGAAAAACTTTTACTGAACAGCCTGCATATCTTATTGTGAACATTCTTGAGAAGTTAATTTGCAACTTAAGAAAGCTAGAATGTAAGAATTTTTTCCTTGAGTTGAGGGGAGGTCTTACCTCCGGTGTCAGCACAAAAGGTTATGAGCCATCCAACTCTGGAGGCGAACGCCTGCTCAATCTCGGTGAAAATATTtccttcaaaaaacaaaaatgtaaaaaaaaaaatctagaacTACAGGGTATTGAGTATTTTTACACTTTAATATATGGACAGCAGTTACGACGGCTGAATGCAGCATGACGAGGGTTTGCGATGCTACCTTGCCAAAGCTCAGACACTTTGCTCGTCACAAACTGCATTGCAAACTGGGTAAGGCTGCGCTTGGACCTGTCCCCGTAGTACTTCTCTGGGTtctggacacagacacacaaaattaaCAAATGCCTTTGAATTCAGGTGTAGAGCTCAAACCGTCAGAGTTACTGGCACAGCAAAACACAAGCTGTGAAGAGAGATTTTACTTTTCTCAGGACCTCTCCATTTTAGACAAACTTCCCATTTAGCGGAGACTATTTGAACGTTTAGTCTACTGTATGTCTGGACCAAGCttgttaataaaataacatttatacaatattgtttttttgtagaAGACGCTGCTGAAAGGGCACACGGCAGGCGTGCTGCTCACCACGCCGGCTCTGAAGACGAGAAGACTGGGGTAGCTGCTGACGCCTTTACTGCGACACAGCCTGCTGTTGTCCCCACAGTTCACCGCACCGATGCGCACCACGCCGTCCATCTCTTTAGCAAACTCCCGCCACTACATGGAGGGGCAAAAATTACAAACCAAACAATGACACACTGGGATCATTTTTCTGCAAGACTGGATATCCTATTTATATTTCCAAGAATCTAATGCTTAAATTGTTCATCGTTAGACGTGATAAGTCGGCTTTCTTTAGTTATTACACAGAAATAGTTAACAACcaacattttcctttctttaatatatttaaagaaataaattatatgtttgacattttatatgtttgtcatttttattagtACACAGTGGCAGTTCCAGGGAGGGGCCAGTGAGGGACAATGCCGCCATGACTACAAGCTTGGCACCCACACGCCCCTCCTAAATGAGGagtgtttcctctctcttgcGAACACACGGCCCCAGCTTGGCCCTCCCATTTCAAATGCACTAGAACCACCACCGATAGTACATAGAAATATCTGATAATGAACATTTTTTCAATTGTTATACGCATGTCCTACACActacatttcaaatataaaatgtcatGTCAATAACGCAAAACTTCAACttaactgaaacacacacacacacacacaccacaacaaccacaaccaccacacacagcagcagcacagcacagcagttcTGAGGAAATAAAACAGGTGACTCACCGTGGGGGCCAACTCATGACAGTGGGAACACCGGGGATAATAGAAATTCACGAACCAGACTTCTCCTGAATTGACTGCTGCGTCTGTACCAAaaagacatacacatgcaaaacaaaccaaccaacaaacagaTACTTGCAGATGACGCAGCTGGAGTAAAGGGTCTCTAACACAATGCAACACACGTGTGGCACTGTGTCGTCTGCTGCCAACACAATCTGTTAGAGACAAACGCTTCACTTACCAAAGTCCCCTCTGTCTAGAGTGATAACTTCAGGATCATCGTCATAAATGCCTGCAAAACAGAAGCCGTTCAATCACTCAAGCTAATAAATTGTACACATCTATACAGACAAAGTACCCTGAAAACCTATCAGCTTCTGGAAAGCGTCTGAGACTCAGGAAATAGCTACCGAAATCATATCTGTAGTAGTTCCAGCTCTCATATCTGCCTCCCTGCTGGTCGTCCTGGAGACCCTTTTCTCCATACTTGTCATACTTCTTCCTCAGGTCTTCATCCTTCAGCACCTCATATGCACGGTTGATCTTCAGGAACTTCTCGTGGGCCGTCTCATCATTCTagagggacaaaaaaaaaaagaaaaaaaagtgtcatgGCAACTATGGAGGTATACGGGGTGATGGAATTAactgaaacaggaagcagtgGTTTGACATTGATGTCTTTAACCTGATCTCAAATGACATTTAACCTCACTTTCATAGTTAATTCAGGTTgacaatatttacattaaccGACAGTATCTGACAATATTGGTCAAGTAAAGATATTGAGATTCGGTACTCGGAAGGTGCCTCAGCGTTGAAAAGACGGTAGGCCTGCATGTCAGAGCACTCACTGGGTTCTTGTCCGGGTGCATGGTCAGTGCAAGCTTCTTAAAGGCCTGCCGAACCTCACGGGTGCTAGCTTCCCTTGAAATTCCCAGTAACTTGTAGTAATCCTCATCAGAATGTATTGTGACCACCAGCCACGTTATGACGAACAAGAACATGAACGTTTTCCTTGAAGGCTTGAGACTGTGCTGGAACACCTGGAATACAGACTTCTGACGCTTCATTTTTGCACGATATTGGCTCACAGGGATTCAGTCGTGGTCTGCTTTTTATATGGTCCTAAATATTGTGATCATCGCCAACATGAAATCCTGCACACAGAAAGGAGGCAGCGTGTCAGAAAGGCGCACACACGTCTTCCTGAATAATTTTCTATGTGGAAATTAACACGCAGGCACATCGCCCGTGTTTACAGAAGGTGGAGTAGTTCAAACCTCGATAAGATACAACGGACAGCCTGAATCCTGGACGCTGCAGGATGTTAGATCAAGTGCAACGTGTGTTATTAATAGACAGTCAAGCAGCCTCGTTTTACATTTCAGTTACATctgctaggttagctaagttAGTTAGGACGGCAAGCAAAGACAAATCTAGAGCCGCCGCGGTCATCGGGGTGCCGGCTATCATTTAATTCCCGAGAAGCAACAGGTATTGCATTTAGAATCAAGTATCCTAGTGAGGTATCCTAACTTGATACCCCTGTCAACAGCGATATCGGATAAGTACAAAATAACATTAcgcaaagaaaatatttttaaaaatacgcGAAATCAGACGGTAAAGGCTAGAtaaccaaaaatatttatagctAGCTGCCTATTTACCAAGTTAGTTTGCTAATAACGGGACAAGCCTAATACGAATCAGGTACATCTGATTAACTAAAAAAGCAAACGCACAGCCATTTACCCGGTCACCCTTCAGTTAAATCAACATCCATGTGTATGAATGCACAACGCTAATGTTATGGAGCTAGCTAGCCCAGCTAGCTAAATCACGTCCACATCCAAAACAAGATGGGGTGCtaactaacgttagctagctattatAGCTTTCCAACAGAGGCTAAACTAatctagcaagctagctaacgtCGCATCGTTACACGTAGTAAAAATGTTAACGTTACGGCCCATTAAAACGTACATTAGAAGTACCTTCCCAGTAGAGACGCTGTGTAACTACAGCAGTTGCTTGGTTGCTGCTACCGTCGCTGCGCGTGTTACCCAGCGCGCGCCACACAGAACGCCGGTTTTTGCCCCGGTACACGCGCGACGGCATATGACGCAACGACGGTCTTCATGCGCCACGCAATACGTACTTTCGACTGAGGTGGAGCACGAGTGTATGAATTAGTCTCTGCGTGAACCCGGTGGTCCTTGGATGTTTAGATTGGATTATTTTTTGGATTGGACGTTTGAATTTTAAGTGACAGAGCGGTTAAATGTGACATTAATTATAgttaattaattgtaattattcaTAAATCACTGTTGCCTTGTGGTTCACAAGGGGACTGACTGTGATTGTGctgattttaaaatctttatagAGCAGACAGTGAGGGTATTCCTTAAAGATTGTATTCTGTAATTAGAGGAGAGGTATAAAACaatgtttctaaaatgtataaacCAAATGTATAGTTGATTGGGCACAGatatgtttggggtttttttttggtcttgtttgtttgttttatttctgaatatGTGGGCTTTAGGGGGGACACCTCAGGCCAGTTTTAATCTGCCCCAGGTTTTTGTCTTAGCCCCTTAAAAAAATTCACAATCCATGTTTTCCAAAAATAGGCATCTGTTACTTCTATTTTGTTACAAACACACCCAACCTGTCCCTGGAGAGACCAGGGAACTTCACGCAGCAGACCTACCTAGAAGTACTAAGATATTTCAGAAAGAGGGTAGTTCATTTAGGATAGAATCCTGAGTACTCTGTAaaccctgtctgtgtgtgtgtgtgtgtgggggggggggggggggggtgcatggtagctcagtgttaaCACAGGTATAAACTCAGAACCACAGAACCATCCTTTCAAACAGGATAAGGTTGTTTTTATAGATCATTCACtgataaagttttttttttgtacattgtttGTGTAGTCTCGGTATGATTAAAAATGAAGACTTAAAATCTGCATGAATAAGCAgaattacatgtttattttatttacgtTATTATAGACACATATATTATAGAAACCTAACAGTTTCTGTAATAACATGAAGTTTTGTAATAACATtctgtaataacattttattttgtagctCAGTGTTAACACAGCCCACAAAGTCTGAACTCAGAACCACAGAACCATCCTTTATAAACAGGATAAGGTTGTTTTTATAGATCATTCTTTGACAAAGTTTTTTGTACATTGATTGTGTAGTCCAGGTATGATTAAAAATGAAGATTTAATATCTGCATGAATGAGCAgaattacatgtttattttatttagcaGATTTTATTTCATAAACGAATGAGCTGATCCAAAATCATGACCATAAATGACTgggaatataaaataaaaaaaaacaatgaaagaaaaatgtaacgaaAGGGCAACTTACAACTGACGAAAATTaaactgcagtttttgttgttttttttaatgtcaataCACACTCCCCTGCGTCCAGGCTTGCTGTGCCTGCCGTGTCTGTGAGCTTTGTCCCTGTGCATCTACAGTGTGATAGATGTCATTCGTGAGTTTCCCGAGCTGCTGGGGGAGCCCAGCCCGTACCTGGAGAGAACCATTCTGCTCACCAGACCCCTCTTGACCAGGGACATCAGGAAGTGGTTGCGGAACTTCTTGCCGATGAAGGCATAGAGTATGGGGTTTATGGCGCAGTGGGTGAAGGCCAACGCCTCAGTGACCTGCAGGGCCTCCTCCATCTGAGTCTGGAAGTTGCATGTGTTCTGGATCATCTGACTACGCATCAGTGTGTCAATGAAGTTGGTGATGTTATTGGGCAGCCAGCAGAAGAGGAACGCCAGTACCACACACAGGATAACCCGCATGGCCTTGTGCTTCTGGCTGTTGCGTGAGTGGAAGAGGGTTCCTACTGTCCAGCTGTAGCAGAAGAGCATGACAGTGAGGGGGAGGAAGAAGCCCAGCGTGTGACGCAGCACACGTAGGCTCACGCGCCATGCCTCGACCGCCTCCGCCGTCACGTTCTCGTAGCACACTATGATGTCGTAGCCGGTCATCAACAGCGCCTCCCGCTTCACCACGACGGGCATCGCCAGCACGCATGCACCCAGCCACACCGCGCCGCACACCAGACGCACCACCCGCCGTTGGCTGCAGACGAACTGCGTCGCCTTGACGATGGCCATGTAGCGGTCGATGCTGATGCAGGCCAGCAGGAAGACGGAGCCGTAGAAGCTGGCCTCCTGCACGCCGGAGAGCAGCTTGCACAGGTGGGTGCCGAACACCCAGCTGGAGGTGTAGATGTAGACCGCCCAGAACGGCAGTGTGAGCGAGAAGAGCAGGTCGGCCACAGCCAGGTGCATCAGGAAGATGTCGGTGGACGTCCGGCGGTTCTCCATCAGGCACACCACGTAGATCACCACGCTGTTCCCCAGCAGACCCAGGAAGAACACAACCAGGTAGACCACTGCCACACCGGTGCTGTCTTTGCCAGATACCATGTGACAGGGTGAGAAGTCCTCACCTATGTAGCTTTCGTTGTCATTCAGATCTGATGTGTTCCACTGTAAAGGAAGACAA
This region of Electrophorus electricus isolate fEleEle1 chromosome 2, fEleEle1.pri, whole genome shotgun sequence genomic DNA includes:
- the dnajc10 gene encoding dnaJ homolog subfamily C member 10, producing the protein MKRQKSVFQVFQHSLKPSRKTFMFLFVITWLVVTIHSDEDYYKLLGISREASTREVRQAFKKLALTMHPDKNPNDETAHEKFLKINRAYEVLKDEDLRKKYDKYGEKGLQDDQQGGRYESWNYYRYDFGIYDDDPEVITLDRGDFDAAVNSGEVWFVNFYYPRCSHCHELAPTWREFAKEMDGVVRIGAVNCGDNSRLCRSKGVSSYPSLLVFRAGVNPEKYYGDRSKRSLTQFAMQFVTSKVSELWQGNIFTEIEQAFASRVGWLITFCADTGDCLESQTRQKLAGMLDGLVKVGWIDCTMHTDLCGSFDVTSSTTALFPPDSSLTQEGSVLFLKTLDAREIYLQVLQHMPDLETLTKNSFEDKLAHHRWLVSFVFGGNSAAVHEYKKLGALLRDAHIQVGKVDCLSEAQLCASLYIQKPCVAVFKGLGIHDFEIHHGKDALYNIVAFAKESVSAHVTTLRPENFPRDEKVPWLVDFFAPWCPPCRALLPELRKASIQLHGQMKFGTLDCTIHQGLCSMYNINAYPTTVVFNKSSVHEYEGHHSADGILEFVQDLANPVVVTLTPETFQELVRRRKHAETWVVDFYAPWCGPCQALLPEWRRLARMLSGLINVGTVDCQKHHSFCQSESVRAYPEIRLFPQNRRDQYHDYKGWHRDAHSLKTWALSYLPRASVDLSPEDFRRKVLEGQEHWVLDFYAPWCGPCQHFAPEFEVLARMLKGTVRAGKVDCQAHYQTCQSAGITAYPTVRFYPYLGTTRRGHGGEYVDSRDSAVIADVIHQRLQQLAQHTKSKLKDEL
- the cxcr2 gene encoding C-X-C chemokine receptor type 1 yields the protein MWNTSDLNDNESYIGEDFSPCHMVSGKDSTGVAVVYLVVFFLGLLGNSVVIYVVCLMENRRTSTDIFLMHLAVADLLFSLTLPFWAVYIYTSSWVFGTHLCKLLSGVQEASFYGSVFLLACISIDRYMAIVKATQFVCSQRRVVRLVCGAVWLGACVLAMPVVVKREALLMTGYDIIVCYENVTAEAVEAWRVSLRVLRHTLGFFLPLTVMLFCYSWTVGTLFHSRNSQKHKAMRVILCVVLAFLFCWLPNNITNFIDTLMRSQMIQNTCNFQTQMEEALQVTEALAFTHCAINPILYAFIGKKFRNHFLMSLVKRGLVSRMVLSRYGLGSPSSSGNSRMTSITL